One region of Culex pipiens pallens isolate TS chromosome 2, TS_CPP_V2, whole genome shotgun sequence genomic DNA includes:
- the LOC120420286 gene encoding craniofacial development protein 2-like, whose protein sequence is MVLRRDRGLVQATRTRRKTPVQEAHDASRTNRHGTGLLTRSHDWKLGTWNCRSLRFDGSIRILSDILRVRKFSIVALQEVCWIGAEEVREYKRLGCRIYQSRGKKKRLGTAFIVLGEMLDRVIGWTPVTDRMCVLRVKGRFFNISIINVHSPHSGSEDDDKDAFYEQLNWTYNSCPKHDVKIVIGDFNAQVGQEEEFRPVIGKFSAHVRTNENGLRLIDFATSKNMAVRSTCFQHNLRDKYTWRSPQGTESQIDHVVIDGRHFSDIIDVRTYRGANVDSDHYLVMVKMRQRLSLAKSVRYRRPPRLDLERLKLPEVASRYAHSLEAALPGEGELLEAPLEDCWRNVKAAITNAAESTIGFVERGRRNDWFDEECRAILEEKNAARRAMLQYNLRDYEEAYGQKRRQQHQLFREKVRHHEELEFEDMEQLHRSNETRKFYKKLNGSRQGFTPRVEMCRDKDGVILTDEREKQRQGSKTAEERTTSVQQEKVRSQLPR, encoded by the coding sequence ATggtcctccggcgagacagggggttggtgCAGGCCACACGAACCCGCCGTAAAACACCAGTGCAGGAAGCACACGATGCGAGCCGGACCAATCGGCACGGAACTGGACTTCTTACGAGGTCCCACGATTGGAAGCTCGGAACGTGGAATTGCAGGTCTCTCAGATTTGACGGGAGTATCCGCATACTCTCCGACATATTGAGGGTCCGCAAGTTCAGCATCGTAGCGTTGCAGGAGGTTTGCTGGATAGGCGCGGAGGAGGTACGAGAGTACAAAAGATTGGGTTGTAGAATCTACCAGAGCcgcggcaagaaaaagaggctcGGGACAGCCTTTATAGTGTTGGGCGAAATGCTCGATCGCGTGATTGGGTGGACCCCGGTCACCGACCGAATGTGCGTGTTGAGGGTTAAGGGCCGTTTCTTCAACATCAGCATCAtaaacgtgcacagcccgcactCAGGAAGCGAAGATGACGACAAGGACGCATTTTACGAGCAGCTGAACTGGACGTACAACAGCTGCCCAAAACATGACGTCAAAATCGTCATCGGAGATTTTAACGCTCAGGTTGGCCAGGAGGAGGAATTCAGACCGGTGATAGGAAAGTTCAGCGCCCACGTACGCACGAACGAAAACGGCCTGCGACTGATCGATTTCGCCACCTCCAAAAATATGGCCGTACGAAGTACCTGCTTCCAGCATAACCTCCGagacaagtacacctggagatcgcCACAAGGAACGGAAtcgcaaatcgaccacgtcgtAATCGACGGTAgacacttctccgacatcatcGACGTCAGGACCTATCGCGGCGCCAAcgtcgactcggaccactatcTGGTGATGGTGAAAATGCGCCAACGACTTTCCCTGGCGAAAAGCGTTCGGTACCGCCGCCCTCCGCGGTTGGATCTGGAGCGGCTTAAGTTACCGGAAGTCGCATCCCGGTACGCGCATTCGCTGGAGGCTGCGTTGCCAGGGGAGGGTGAGCTGTTGGAAGCTCCCCTCGAGGACTGCTGGAGGAACGTCAAGGCAGCCATCACCAACGCAGCGGAAAGCACCATCGGATTTGTGGAACGAGGACGACGGAACGattggttcgacgaggagtgtCGAGCGATTTTGGAGGAGAAGAATGCAGCACGGAGGGCAATGCTGCAGTACAATCTCCGTGATTACGAGGAGGCGTATGGACAGAAGCGAAGGCAGCAGCACCAGCTCTTCCGGGAGAAAGTGCGCCACCACGAAGAGTTGGAATTCGAGGACATGGAGCAGCTGCATCGCTCAAACGAGACGCGCAagttctacaaaaaactcaaCGGATCCCGCCAAGG